A region of Acidobacteriota bacterium DNA encodes the following proteins:
- a CDS encoding WecB/TagA/CpsF family glycosyltransferase, which produces MNILMVNPKMSVGGAERIMLTLSRGFREAGDRVVVAAESGTFDQDFREAGADLVRLPLDQDRKNLFQVPGLMARLRRICREREIEIIHSHHRWTTFLAGFAAKSLNIPLVFHCHSRIQGKKRLTSWGDQVIAVSEDLRRYLIDDFHVRPDRIRTVSNAVPDPVCRDRDVERERKAIRSFFGEGWTGPLIGTAGRLVKEKGFDILISAVPLILRDHPECRFLIIGKGEKEDELKALSEKNGVAGNVLFLGERTDPIPAVHLLDVFFLHSYTEGSSVSSLEAMSLGKPVVATSVGGVLEIVVHLENGLLVPPGDPAALAAAVGRLLDDPGLAARLAAAGRAGVQTRFRAERMVENVRTIFAELAAGKRRRTEQPLPTRRNRADLPGVSIDNLDMAGALAEIERLMAGGGPALVVTPNVQHINLIRKDADFRAAYASASLVLPDSVPLIWLSRLLGRRLKARVAGSDILPAFCPLAAAKGYRPFLMGSMPGVAARAAEILEKANPGLTMAGVFSPPLDFEQSAEECRKTIAAVRSACPDALFIGLGSPKGEIWASQNLEAMGVPATICVGAAFDFITGRLRRAPQWMQKAGLEWFFRLIQEPRRMWRRYILGNAEFLVFLVRWMIEGRPRK; this is translated from the coding sequence AGCGGGAGACCGGGTCGTCGTCGCGGCCGAAAGCGGCACCTTCGATCAGGATTTCCGGGAAGCCGGAGCGGACTTGGTCCGTCTCCCCCTCGACCAGGATAGGAAAAACCTTTTCCAGGTTCCCGGGCTCATGGCCCGGCTGAGACGGATCTGCCGGGAGCGGGAGATTGAGATCATCCACTCCCACCACCGCTGGACGACGTTTTTAGCCGGATTCGCGGCGAAATCCCTGAACATTCCCCTGGTCTTTCATTGTCACAGCCGGATCCAGGGGAAAAAGCGCCTGACATCCTGGGGCGATCAAGTCATCGCCGTGAGCGAGGATCTGCGCCGCTATTTGATCGACGACTTCCATGTTCGTCCGGACCGCATCCGCACCGTCTCCAATGCCGTTCCCGACCCGGTTTGCCGGGACAGGGATGTCGAGAGGGAGAGGAAGGCCATCCGGTCGTTTTTCGGCGAGGGTTGGACCGGACCTCTGATCGGAACGGCCGGGAGGCTTGTCAAGGAGAAGGGATTCGATATTCTGATCTCCGCCGTTCCCCTCATTCTCAGGGATCATCCGGAGTGCCGGTTCCTGATCATCGGGAAGGGGGAAAAAGAGGACGAGTTGAAAGCGCTGTCGGAGAAGAACGGCGTCGCCGGGAATGTTCTTTTTCTCGGCGAGCGGACGGATCCGATTCCCGCCGTCCATTTGCTGGATGTTTTCTTCCTGCATTCCTACACCGAAGGCAGTTCCGTCTCCAGCCTGGAAGCCATGTCTCTGGGGAAACCGGTGGTGGCGACCTCCGTGGGGGGTGTCCTGGAGATCGTCGTCCACTTGGAAAACGGCCTGCTCGTGCCGCCGGGCGATCCCGCGGCCCTGGCGGCGGCCGTCGGCCGGCTTCTCGACGATCCCGGTTTGGCGGCGAGACTGGCGGCGGCGGGCCGGGCCGGCGTCCAAACCCGATTCCGGGCCGAGCGAATGGTCGAAAATGTTCGCACGATTTTCGCCGAGCTTGCGGCCGGGAAGCGTCGGAGGACGGAACAGCCTCTCCCGACCCGCCGAAACCGGGCCGATCTTCCGGGCGTGTCCATCGACAACCTGGACATGGCGGGTGCCCTGGCCGAGATCGAACGTCTCATGGCCGGAGGCGGCCCGGCTCTTGTGGTGACGCCCAATGTCCAGCACATCAACCTGATCCGCAAGGATGCCGACTTCCGTGCCGCCTACGCCTCGGCCTCTCTCGTTCTTCCCGACAGTGTGCCTTTGATCTGGCTGTCGAGGCTACTCGGCCGGCGCCTGAAAGCCCGGGTGGCCGGGTCCGACATCCTGCCGGCATTCTGCCCTCTGGCCGCAGCCAAGGGGTACCGGCCGTTTCTTATGGGGTCGATGCCCGGTGTCGCGGCCCGGGCCGCGGAGATTCTGGAGAAAGCCAATCCCGGTTTGACGATGGCCGGCGTCTTTTCCCCTCCCCTGGATTTCGAGCAAAGTGCGGAAGAATGCCGGAAGACGATCGCGGCCGTGCGGTCGGCCTGCCCGGATGCGCTGTTTATCGGGCTGGGGTCGCCGAAGGGCGAAATCTGGGCCTCCCAAAACCTGGAGGCCATGGGGGTTCCGGCGACGATTTGCGTCGGGGCGGCCTTCGATTTCATCACCGGCCGTCTGAGGCGGGCTCCCCAGTGGATGCAGAAAGCCGGGCTCGAATGGTTTTTCAGGTTGATCCAGGAGCCGCGGAGAATGTGGCGGCGGTATATCCTCGGCAATGCTGAATTTCTGGTCTTTCTCGTCCGTTGGATGATCGAAGGGCGGCCCCGGAAGTGA
- the wbaP gene encoding undecaprenyl-phosphate galactose phosphotransferase WbaP: MTQAATLLRKMACLAVIVTGDILALFVSFIAGFFLRDRVLTALPAFDFEAVPLGVQLQMGFFKGAVFLVVIFAFEKLYTRRLSFWDETRRLIEGATLAFILIMTTVFIFQTYAKFSRTVIILAWLLSLGLFPITRLLVKKILARSGLWRKNVVILGTGRSAQRVAGEILKNEILGYKIAGFLSEAGGNIDEKLSGDLPVLGHIDDFEIIVREYDVKDAVIALSNNRQNELLQVVKACEPFVETIKIVPSIGNVFTAGVRIDELGDVLALSVPRNLAKPWNTAGKRTFEHLICLALLILLAPLWLVIVAALKIDSRGPVIFSQKRLGRGRKEFKIYKFRSMYLDGDARLERYLRDNPEARAEWETFQKLRGDDPRVTRIGKILRTWSLDEMPQILNVLKGDMSLVGPRPYLPRELRKLGPMAAIICQVKPGLTGLWQVRGRNTLTFEERMALDEFYVRNWSLWLDVVILFQTVRAILRREGAF, from the coding sequence ATGACTCAGGCCGCAACCCTTCTGCGCAAGATGGCCTGCCTGGCCGTGATCGTCACGGGCGACATCCTGGCTTTGTTTGTCTCCTTCATCGCCGGCTTCTTCCTGAGAGACCGCGTTTTGACGGCGCTGCCCGCCTTCGATTTCGAGGCCGTCCCCCTGGGTGTTCAGCTCCAAATGGGGTTTTTCAAAGGCGCGGTGTTTTTGGTCGTGATCTTCGCCTTCGAGAAGCTCTACACGCGGAGGCTGTCTTTCTGGGACGAGACGCGACGCCTGATCGAAGGCGCGACACTGGCTTTCATTCTGATCATGACCACGGTTTTCATCTTCCAGACGTATGCTAAGTTTTCCAGGACGGTCATCATTCTGGCCTGGCTTCTGAGCCTTGGGCTTTTTCCCATAACCCGGCTTCTGGTCAAAAAAATCCTGGCCCGGAGCGGACTCTGGCGGAAAAATGTCGTCATCCTGGGCACGGGCCGGTCGGCCCAGAGGGTGGCCGGAGAAATTCTGAAAAACGAAATACTGGGATATAAGATCGCCGGATTTTTGTCTGAGGCCGGAGGCAATATTGATGAAAAGCTGAGCGGGGACTTGCCCGTTCTCGGACATATTGACGATTTCGAGATCATCGTCCGGGAGTACGATGTGAAAGACGCTGTCATCGCTCTCTCCAACAACCGCCAGAACGAATTGCTCCAGGTCGTCAAGGCCTGCGAACCTTTCGTCGAGACGATCAAGATCGTCCCTTCGATCGGCAACGTCTTTACGGCCGGCGTGAGAATCGACGAACTCGGCGACGTCCTGGCCCTGTCCGTGCCGCGGAATCTGGCCAAGCCCTGGAATACGGCCGGCAAGAGGACTTTCGAGCATTTGATCTGTCTGGCGCTTCTGATTCTGCTTGCGCCCCTGTGGCTGGTCATTGTGGCGGCCCTGAAGATCGACTCCCGGGGACCGGTCATCTTTTCCCAGAAACGGCTGGGCCGGGGCCGGAAGGAATTCAAAATCTATAAGTTCCGGTCCATGTATCTGGACGGCGATGCGCGGCTCGAGCGCTATCTCCGGGACAATCCCGAAGCCCGCGCGGAATGGGAGACCTTCCAGAAGCTTCGAGGCGACGATCCCCGGGTGACGCGGATCGGGAAAATCCTCCGGACCTGGAGCCTGGACGAGATGCCCCAGATCCTGAACGTCCTCAAGGGCGACATGAGTTTGGTCGGCCCGCGCCCCTACCTGCCGCGGGAGCTCCGGAAGCTCGGGCCCATGGCCGCCATCATCTGTCAGGTCAAGCCGGGCCTGACCGGTTTGTGGCAGGTTCGGGGGAGAAATACGCTGACCTTCGAGGAGCGCATGGCCCTGGACGAGTTCTACGTCCGGAACTGGTCGCTGTGGCTGGATGTCGTCATTCTGTTCCAGACAGTCAGAGCCATCCTGCGTCGCGAGGGGGCGTTTTGA
- a CDS encoding O-antigen ligase family protein, which produces MNRPDRGGGGLRKRVAAGTVAVIGAAAFAFFYYKYVPLVPGFQAFLAPVLAAVFLLAVSGLERGLTALVFTLPLVNNLPYFFGIYEEIPHAPTALPLILVFGLGLTVRAAFFRESEGMGGTGGDTGDHVRVGAGALPLGRPIAVFAVLVFLSGVITVFRYAGFYPFAVREFLELVVNVSGVRAGGAVMSAVFSGLSYLTGFLVFTAVWRSSGGRAFSEKLLRTMTVTAVPALVFALYQAWLAPALGNMPRWIAKGQINGTFKDPNSLAGFLAAFVPIAVGLALAARGWKGKALTLAAAALGLAAIPYAGSRSGLIGLAVGLAVFWAAAAFALARRKGAKHPWRRGVKAAIAVMAVAVVFVTAVLLVGSLDSTLSERMAWSVDVFRGDLAVDDFFNFRLTLWSTAIRMTAAFPLSGVGVGAYIVELPNFLAAEGRVRVHTDSALNYFLQIGAELGLPGIVLALWIFGGITVRMIRTVKSRAVDYAALGVVSGLAALYAVFLFHTFIGSFEVTAFFWLLAGLLFRMTEGNAEDRTGPEKTGGESQAGVVGIGTRVERTAAAEDACREGERVRTEKTGGARAGKRKRAAGAAGLVGAGLGVFLFGAVHFRNSLGPLSIEQRTADFGWVQDFGFYGRERNERGFDFRWSGKRVGLVLPDLGVPLVLPVTAMHPDIAGRPVVIRICRADRIFHPTEVLLEHVQRDKDWTEIEIPSGRGDGDVVRLLIEADRTWSPQRDLGVPDPRELGFAMGEPWYRHHKEPPAPEFTVRSETHDTERWEGPWGSLLAGNAAARLRFRFEPGVGEGKSAALVLQMRGDRAAGIWPFALIRLNGRLIGRTFVRSADWVNVVLYPEMGPGEHLLSVEFKNNFHNPRTGADRNLYLGPLTLLWLLEVSQNK; this is translated from the coding sequence GTGAACCGGCCGGACAGAGGGGGCGGCGGCCTCCGGAAACGGGTCGCGGCCGGGACGGTGGCCGTGATCGGGGCGGCGGCCTTCGCGTTTTTTTATTATAAGTACGTTCCGCTCGTCCCCGGTTTCCAGGCTTTTTTGGCCCCGGTCCTGGCGGCCGTGTTTCTGCTGGCTGTGTCGGGATTGGAGCGCGGCCTGACAGCCCTGGTTTTTACCCTGCCGCTCGTCAACAATCTGCCCTACTTTTTCGGTATCTACGAAGAAATCCCCCACGCGCCGACGGCCCTGCCTCTCATTCTGGTTTTTGGGCTGGGATTGACGGTGCGGGCGGCGTTTTTCAGGGAGTCGGAGGGGATGGGCGGGACAGGGGGCGACACCGGAGACCACGTCCGGGTTGGGGCGGGAGCTTTGCCCTTGGGACGTCCCATTGCGGTCTTCGCCGTCCTGGTTTTCCTGTCGGGCGTCATCACGGTATTCCGCTATGCAGGCTTCTATCCCTTTGCGGTGCGGGAGTTTCTTGAACTTGTCGTCAATGTCTCCGGCGTTCGGGCCGGAGGGGCGGTCATGAGCGCCGTTTTCAGCGGATTGAGTTATCTGACGGGCTTTCTGGTCTTTACCGCCGTTTGGCGGTCGTCCGGCGGGCGGGCCTTTTCGGAAAAGCTGCTGCGGACGATGACTGTTACAGCCGTCCCGGCCCTGGTGTTCGCCTTGTACCAGGCGTGGCTGGCGCCGGCGCTCGGCAATATGCCGAGATGGATCGCAAAAGGCCAAATCAACGGCACGTTCAAGGACCCCAATTCCCTGGCCGGATTTCTGGCCGCATTCGTTCCCATCGCGGTCGGACTGGCCCTGGCGGCGCGGGGATGGAAAGGGAAGGCTCTCACGCTGGCCGCGGCCGCTCTGGGGTTGGCCGCGATTCCCTATGCGGGATCGAGAAGCGGGTTGATCGGGCTTGCGGTCGGTCTGGCGGTGTTCTGGGCGGCGGCCGCTTTTGCCTTGGCGCGGCGAAAAGGCGCGAAACATCCGTGGCGGCGGGGAGTCAAGGCGGCGATCGCCGTCATGGCGGTTGCGGTCGTCTTCGTCACGGCCGTTTTGCTTGTGGGCTCTCTGGATTCCACGCTGTCCGAGAGGATGGCCTGGAGCGTGGACGTTTTCAGGGGCGACCTTGCGGTGGACGATTTTTTCAACTTCCGCCTGACTCTCTGGAGCACGGCGATTCGGATGACGGCCGCATTCCCGCTTTCCGGAGTCGGTGTGGGCGCTTATATCGTCGAGCTGCCCAATTTTCTGGCGGCGGAGGGGAGAGTCAGGGTGCATACGGATTCGGCGCTCAACTATTTTCTGCAGATTGGGGCCGAGCTGGGGCTGCCGGGGATTGTTTTGGCGCTATGGATTTTCGGCGGGATTACCGTGCGGATGATCCGGACGGTCAAGTCACGGGCGGTGGATTATGCGGCTCTCGGTGTGGTGTCCGGGCTGGCCGCTTTGTATGCGGTCTTTCTGTTTCACACGTTTATCGGAAGCTTTGAAGTCACGGCCTTTTTCTGGCTTCTGGCCGGACTGCTGTTCCGGATGACGGAGGGCAATGCTGAAGACAGGACCGGGCCTGAGAAAACGGGAGGGGAGAGTCAAGCGGGAGTTGTGGGAATTGGGACCCGGGTGGAGAGAACAGCCGCTGCGGAAGATGCGTGCCGGGAAGGGGAGAGAGTGCGAACGGAGAAGACGGGCGGGGCTCGGGCCGGGAAGCGAAAAAGAGCTGCGGGCGCGGCCGGACTGGTTGGGGCGGGCCTGGGGGTTTTCCTGTTCGGCGCCGTTCATTTCCGGAACTCGCTCGGGCCGCTGTCCATCGAACAGAGAACGGCGGACTTCGGCTGGGTCCAGGATTTCGGGTTTTACGGACGGGAGAGGAACGAGCGGGGATTTGATTTCCGGTGGTCGGGGAAACGCGTCGGGCTGGTCCTGCCGGACTTGGGTGTTCCGCTGGTTCTTCCCGTGACGGCCATGCATCCGGATATCGCGGGGCGCCCGGTCGTGATCCGGATCTGCCGGGCCGACCGGATTTTTCATCCGACGGAGGTTCTCCTCGAACACGTGCAGCGTGACAAGGACTGGACGGAGATCGAGATTCCGAGTGGACGCGGGGATGGGGATGTGGTCCGCCTGCTCATCGAAGCGGATCGAACCTGGAGTCCGCAACGTGACCTGGGCGTTCCCGATCCGCGTGAACTCGGTTTCGCCATGGGGGAGCCGTGGTACCGGCATCATAAAGAGCCGCCGGCGCCGGAATTCACGGTCCGGAGCGAGACCCATGATACCGAGCGTTGGGAGGGGCCGTGGGGCAGTCTGCTGGCCGGAAATGCCGCGGCCCGGCTGAGGTTCCGGTTCGAGCCGGGGGTGGGCGAAGGGAAGAGCGCGGCGCTTGTCCTTCAAATGAGAGGCGACCGGGCCGCGGGGATCTGGCCGTTCGCCCTTATCCGGCTGAACGGGCGTCTCATCGGCCGGACGTTTGTCCGGAGCGCCGATTGGGTGAACGTCGTCCTTTATCCCGAGATGGGGCCGGGCGAACATCTCCTGAGCGTCGAGTTCAAAAACAACTTCCACAACCCCCGCACCGGCGCCGACCGCAACCTCTACCTCGGTCCCCTCACCCTGCTCTGGCTGCTGGAAGTGTCACAAAATAAATAA